In one Xiphophorus couchianus chromosome 17, X_couchianus-1.0, whole genome shotgun sequence genomic region, the following are encoded:
- the glipr1a gene encoding GLIPR1-like protein 1 isoform X1, which produces MLLWVVLVLDLGVSAVTLPEITDENFIAECVEEHNKARSAVSPPANDMLYMSWDEALAITARAWAKHCHFMHNVHLREVGRMHPTFTSVGENIWTGYPPNTFSVKNAIQNWVDEVKHYSYKENRCTDVCGHYTQVVWAKSYKVGCAVVHCPQGVKNFARPPGAIFVCNYAPGGNFIGQHPYATTGDPCSGCKGECDNKLCRNLQRDSRKSYNWAPDWDTASPTSTAAPTSNTFLNILIVRPIALIFTCIAAYAVHYFYPNLFFYE; this is translated from the exons ATGTTGCTGTGGGTCGTTCTTGTTCTGGATTTGGGGGTTTCTGCCGTGACGCTGCCAGAAATCACGGATGAGAACTTCATTGCCGAGTGTGTGGAGGAGCACAACAAAGCCCGCTCAGCTGTCAGCCCACCTGCAAACGACATGCTGTACATG TCGTGGGATGAGGCGTTGGCCATTACTGCCAGAGCGTGGGCAAAACATTGTCATTTTATGCACAACGTCCACCTCAGGGAGGTCGGCCGCATGCACCCCACGTTTACCTCTGTGGGAGAGAACATCTGGACGGGCTACCCGCCGAATACGTTCAGCGTAAAGAATGCCATTCAAAACTGGGTGGATGAAGTCAAGCATTACAGCTACAAGGAAAACAGATGCACAGATGTCTGTGGCCACTACACACAG GTTGTGTGGGCAAAAAGCTACAAGGTTGGCTGCGCTGTAGTGCACTGTCCACAAGGTGTCAAAAACTTTGCTCGTCCTCCGGGTGCCATTTTTGTATGCAACTACGCCCCAGG TGGAAATTTCATCGGACAGCATCCTTATGCAACTACTGGGGATCCATGCTCTGGATGCAAAGGCGAATGCGACAACAAATTGTGTC GTAATCTACAACGAGATTCCAGAAAAA GTTACAACTGGGCTCCAGACTGGGACACTGCTTCACCTACAAGCACTGCTGCACCTACAAGCAACACTTTTCTGAATATCCTGATCGTGCGGCCCATCGCCCTCATCTTCACATGCATTGCTGCATACGCAGTCCATTACTTCTACCCCAATCTCTTCTTCTACGAGTAG
- the glipr1a gene encoding glioma pathogenesis-related protein 1 isoform X4 — MRTSLPSVWRSTTKPAQLSAHLQTTCCTWEVGRMHPTFTSVGENIWTGYPPNTFSVKNAIQNWVDEVKHYSYKENRCTDVCGHYTQVVWAKSYKVGCAVVHCPQGVKNFARPPGAIFVCNYAPGGNFIGQHPYATTGDPCSGCKGECDNKLCRNLQRDSRKSYNWAPDWDTASPTSTAAPTSNTFLNILIVRPIALIFTCIAAYAVHYFYPNLFFYE, encoded by the exons ATGAGAACTTCATTGCCGAGTGTGTGGAGGAGCACAACAAAGCCCGCTCAGCTGTCAGCCCACCTGCAAACGACATGCTGTACATG GGAGGTCGGCCGCATGCACCCCACGTTTACCTCTGTGGGAGAGAACATCTGGACGGGCTACCCGCCGAATACGTTCAGCGTAAAGAATGCCATTCAAAACTGGGTGGATGAAGTCAAGCATTACAGCTACAAGGAAAACAGATGCACAGATGTCTGTGGCCACTACACACAG GTTGTGTGGGCAAAAAGCTACAAGGTTGGCTGCGCTGTAGTGCACTGTCCACAAGGTGTCAAAAACTTTGCTCGTCCTCCGGGTGCCATTTTTGTATGCAACTACGCCCCAGG TGGAAATTTCATCGGACAGCATCCTTATGCAACTACTGGGGATCCATGCTCTGGATGCAAAGGCGAATGCGACAACAAATTGTGTC GTAATCTACAACGAGATTCCAGAAAAA GTTACAACTGGGCTCCAGACTGGGACACTGCTTCACCTACAAGCACTGCTGCACCTACAAGCAACACTTTTCTGAATATCCTGATCGTGCGGCCCATCGCCCTCATCTTCACATGCATTGCTGCATACGCAGTCCATTACTTCTACCCCAATCTCTTCTTCTACGAGTAG